In Lycium ferocissimum isolate CSIRO_LF1 chromosome 11, AGI_CSIRO_Lferr_CH_V1, whole genome shotgun sequence, a single genomic region encodes these proteins:
- the LOC132037002 gene encoding uncharacterized protein LOC132037002 translates to MSQSRFQKMPLSKGKVQGQLLVAMGQDSMNQFYPIAWAMVDKETTRTWSWFVELLKRSLDLKDGAGVTFISDMQKGLLDSVRNVLPQAHQRYCAKHIEANWLKKWRSGEMRKLMWWWAWSTYDEEFKDQLKKLGKLDEVAAKDLVRISPEAWCRAYFDTNCKNSMVDNNFTESFNSWILQARVCQLSKCWRK, encoded by the exons ATGTCGCAATCCAGATTTCAAAAGATGCCTTTGAGCAAG GGAAAAGTCCAAGGTCAGTTGTTGGTTGCCATGGGACAAGATTCTATGAACCAATTCTACCCAATTGCATGGGCAATGGTTGACAAGGAAACCACCAGAACATGGTCATGGTTTGTGGAGCTTTTGAAGAGGTCTTTGGATTTAAAAGATGGGGCTGGAGTGACCTTTATTTCTGATATGCAAAAG GGGTTATTGGATTCTGTGAGAAATGTTCTTCCTCAAGCTCATCAAAGATATTGTGCTAAACATATTGAAGCCAATTGGTTAAAAAAATGGAGGAGTGGGGAAATGAGAAAGTTGATGTGGTGGTGGGCTTGGAGCACATATGATGAAGAGTTTAAAGATCAACTCAAAAAGCTAGgcaaattggatgaagttgctGCTAAGGACTTGGTAAGGATTTCACCTGAGGCATGGTGTAGAGCATACTTTGATACCAACTGTAAGAACTCAATGGTTGACAACAACTTCACAGAATCCTTTAATTCTTGGATTCTACAAGCAAGGGTATGCCAATTATCAAAATGTTGGAGGAAATAA